One stretch of Plasmodium vivax chromosome 8, whole genome shotgun sequence DNA includes these proteins:
- a CDS encoding asparagine-rich antigen, putative (encoded by transcript PVX_094580A) — protein MEALTTDKDMSIKNEERNENGTDLLIGLASLNEHEGEVAYDKKEDAEISMHMNEQDKLDVPSLVEICKQQLIVILKDMCADSNSSDEKASFMYHLNRLRSAVTVVDLHNYIAVFGPCLSYNKLPSTWNISVCDYLKQQLNILRAADSQQSSSNYVSYLELHNDYEDIIHDKKGNATTTASNSMQGNMNSNNLNSQLSMKGSSIHMNSANSTSNVSGNATGNASGHISINAEGGNLGCFTLGDHEDSNIVEDYYDCLMRTNLSDDSPNCLKYMMNSKNDSLSNTEVENVISYLKKYEVKANKNYCSLEEELKYSKDSDFEYQEDYLKDKTLYDSDLDDNNLFDSNLISSSRNMNDSGSSMMNMNLSIPNSGSANNNNSNNLSGKNYNMKYDSMKKNNSDVMNTWTRACTEGHPEYLPRIPGVRFNPKKQQWLAAWNDNTREIRRYFSVKQYGFEQARILAVKARQEAEKAGARCKPMFHVHGRKTVDSAANEAMKNNNDMGMEDGTMGNNNMGGSGVGGSMGMMSGSGNNASHAGTNAAMNSGGMSTGGTHEHMNKKDHLKNENNKGIKRGRGRPPKRKLSEDSQLSLDDMEQTLCRNGENADLMEAIDSFDKNCTRPMKGVSYNDRKGSWLAYWSIGKNFQMRRFPIKKLGFEKAKELAIQCRLEAEQAGATTTENRTKRIRNLLTMNSENTMDVMMDMNSLDPEDNLNDTNKNMNGNMIMSQMHHHYNAHGINNNNNMHPNKMPHSDCQESENDYSPTKRTRAPRGRRMESLTARASALTPVEGVRFDPYSYSWFAKYLENENSKEPKISKYLLKKWGFNKAHSLAVHTVKCAYKAVPFTDEELINIFNVDSKNLMNNQNSLMNLAFKDTYGNNAGANGNAYNANNYGAMGVSSSANGALMGNMGYMNGAMGGAVGMDHVVGGMPIGGVSGVSGGNFAQSMGAYKGGVNAHGIMNSMGNSGGEKNADMGNMNDEETTIGNGSSNNANNMLSGMDGANGMLNSVEGANNMNAASKMGIMNGCAYNYSGGSSAVNDSAGGAVAGAGAATVGAAGQNNFHHGGLLPNSGIVVGAGLGENNVNGPSSMKGNATIANGVNVYMNEQMGLGANYSGKSFPSGEVLVAPGTSSAMMDDENPKVLNKAHLMESSNGAGNNAGGSVLQNSSVDNYLVVSECVLNNNNRKVGGAHVGNKTIGGAAAAAAAFGHHHMEDPAVVGVVRLNEMHMNAENDINANQSNTQYGIASTGSNMNMNAEPVMSKAMVNSASGSVNLGTNKDSTGSIMEGRDVLDNSRGAEHPLEQRKFVNIMNESGNIDSGVSGVSGDSGANSSYANNNPYGPNAGANFNSYDGENAGAANMIGSNANELNESSMYYMSVKPEIKTEQ, from the coding sequence ATGGAAGCACTAACGACGGATAAAGACATGAGcatcaaaaatgaggagaggAACGAAAACGGAACTGACCTGCTAATCGGGTTGGCATCTCTAAACGAGCACGAAGGAGAAGTGGCGTATGATAAGAAGGAAGACGCAGAGATATCGATGCACATGAACGAGCAAGACAAATTAGACGTACCATCATTAGTGGAAATATGCAAACAACAATTGATAGTAATTCTGAAGGACATGTGTGCGGATTCGAACAGTTCGGATGAGAAAGCGTCTTTTATGTATCACCTGAACAGATTAAGGAGTGCAGTAACCGTTGTAGATTTGCATAACTACATCGCCGTGTTTGGCCCCTGTCTAAGCTACAACAAATTGCCTTCCACCTGGAACATATCCGTTTGCGACTATTTAAAGCAGCAGTTGAATATACTTCGCGCGGCTGACTCGCAACAGAGCTCAAGTAACTACGTTAGTTATCTAGAACTACATAACGATTATGAAGATATTATTCACGACAAGAAAGGGAATGCAACCACGACGGCTAGCAACTCCATGCAAGGGAACATGAATTCGAACAATTTAAATTCGCAGCTGTCTATGAAGGGGAGTAGCATCCATATGAATTCTGCAAACAGTACTAGTAACGTAAGTGGAAATGCCACCGGGAATGCTAGCGGACATATTAGCATAAATGCCGAAGGGGGCAATCTGGGATGCTTTACCTTAGGAGACCATGAAGATAGCAACATTGTAGAAGATTATTATGACTGCCTTATGAGGACCAATCTGTCGGATGATTCCCCAAattgtttaaaatatatgatgaACTCGAAAAATGACTCCTTAAGCAATACAGAAGTGGAAAATGTAATTTCGTACTTGAAGAAATACGAAGTGAAGGCGAATAAAAATTACTGCAGTTTGGAGGAGGAATTGAAATATAGCAAGGACTCAGATTTTGAGTACCAGGAGGACTACCTGAAGGATAAGACTCTATACGACTCCGATTTGGATGATAATAACTTATTTGATAGTAACCTTATAAGCAGCAGTAGGAACATGAACGACAGCGGTAGCAGCATGATGAACATGAATTTGAGCATTCCGAATAGCGGCTCGGCAAACAACAATAACAGCAACAATTTGAGTGGCaagaattataatatgaaatatgattcgatgaagaagaataacAGCGATGTTATGAACACGTGGACTAGGGCTTGTACAGAGGGACATCCTGAATACCTGCCTAGAATTCCTGGGGTTAGATTCAATCCGAAGAAGCAACAATGGCTAGCTGCTTGGAACGATAACACGAGGGAGATCAGAAGGTACTTCTCCGTTAAGCAGTACGGTTTTGAACAAGCAAGAATTTTAGCTGTGAAAGCTAGACAAGAAGCGGAAAAGGCAGGCGCTAGATGCAAACCCATGTTCCATGTGCATGGAAGGAAGACAGTGGATAGCGCAGCAAATGAAGCTATGAAGAATAACAACGATATGGGGATGGAGGATGGCACCATGGGGAACAACAACATGGGGGGAAGTGGCGTGGGCGGCAGTATGGGCATGATGAGCGGTAGCGGAAATAATGCATCCCACGCAGGCACGAATGCAGCGATGAACAGCGGAGGCATGTCCACAGGGGGAACACACGAACATATGAACAAGAAGgatcatttgaaaaatgaaaataacaaAGGAATAAAGCGAGGAAGGGGGAGGCCTCCTAAGAGGAAACTGAGCGAAGATTCGCAACTCTCACTGGACGATATGGAGCAGACGCTGTGcagaaatggggaaaacgcAGATCTGATGGAAGCTATAGACTCTTTTGATAAGAACTGCACCAGACCGATGAAGGGCGTATCCTACAATGATCGAAAGGGTTCCTGGCTAGCCTATTGGTCCATAGGGAAAAACTTCCAGATGAGAAGGTTccccataaaaaaattaggctttgaaaaggcaaaggagCTAGCCATTCAGTGCAGGCTAGAAGCGGAACAAGCAGGAGCGACCACCACAGAAAATAGAACCAAGCGGATTAGAAACCTGCTCACCATGAATTCGGAAAATACGATGGACGTAATGATGGACATGAATTCGCTAGACCCGGAAGATAACCTAAACGACacgaataaaaatatgaatggAAATATGATCATGTCTCAGATGCACCATCATTATAATGCCCACGGAATAAACAACAACAATAATATGCACCCAAATAAAATGCCACATAGCGATTGCCAAGAGAGCGAAAATGATTATTCGCCTACGAAGAGGACAAGGGCACCtagaggaagaagaatgGAAAGCCTAACTGCACGTGCTAGTGCGCTCACCCCAGTAGAAGGGGTTCGATTCGACCCATATTCCTACTCATGGTTTGCAAAATATctagaaaatgaaaattccAAAGAACCCAAAATATCCAAGTACCttctaaaaaaatgggggttcAATAAGGCACACAGTTTGGCTGTCCATACGGTAAAGTGCGCCTACAAAGCTGTGCCCTTTACAGACGAGGAGCTCATTAACATATTTAATGTAGACTCGAAGAACCTCATGAATAACCAGAACAGCTTGATGAATTTGGCATTTAAGGACACGTATGGGAATAATGCGGGGGCCAATGGGAATGCCTACAACGCCAATAACTACGGTGCGATGGGCGTCTCGAGCTCGGCGAATGGCGCGCTTATGGGCAACATGGGGTACATGAATGGTGCCATGGGCGGCGCCGTTGGCATGGACCACGTTGTGGGTGGCATGCCCATtgggggggttagcggcgttagcggcggCAACTTCGCGCAGAGCATGGGCGCCTACAAAGGAGGCGTGAACGCGCACGGCATCATGAACAGCATGGGCAACAGCGGCGGGGAGAAAAACGCAGACATGGGCAACATGAATGACGAGGAAACGACCATCGGGAATGGAAGCAGCAACAACGCGAACAACATGTTGAGCGGCATGGACGGCGCGAACGGCATGCTGAACAGCGTCGAGGGGGCAAACAACATGAATGCTGCCAGCAAGATGGGCATCATGAACGGCTGCGCGTACAACTACAGTGGTGGGAGTAGTGCCGTAAACGACAGCGCTGGGGGGGCAGTAGCGGGAGCAGGAGCGGCAACTGTGGGAGCGGCTGGCCAGAACAATTTCCACCACGGGGGGTTATTGCCCAACAGCGGAATCGTCGTCGGTGCCGGCCTAGGCGAGAACAATGTGAACGGCCCATCATCCATGAAGGGGAACGCAACCATCGCAAATGGAGTAAACGTCTACATGAATGAACAAATGGGGTTAGGTGCAAACTACAGTGGGAAAAGTTTCCCCTCGGGGGAGGTGCTAGTTGCTCCGGGCACGTCTTCAGCAATGATGGACGATGAGAATCCGAAGGTGTTAAACAAAGCACACCTAATGGAGAGCAGCAACGGTGCAGGAAATAACGCCGGTGGGAGTGTCCTACAGAATAGTAGCGTAGACAATTACCTAGTCGTTAGCGAGTGCGTGCTGAATAATAACAACAGGAAGGTGGGCGGGGCGCATGTTGGCAACAAGACCATAGgtggagcagcagcagcagcagcagcgttTGGCCATCACCACATGGAGGACCCAGCTGTAGTGGGTGTAGTGCGACTGAACGAAATGCACATGAATGCAGAGAATGACATTAACGCGAATCAGTCAAATACCCAATACGGCATTGCATCTACGGGTTCTAACATGAACATGAATGCAGAACCCGTCATGAGTAAAGCCATGGTCAACAGCGCCAGTGGCAGCGTAAATCTGGGAACGAACAAGGACAGTACTGGCAGCATCATGGAGGGGCGTGATGTATTAGACAACAGCAGAGGTGCGGAGCATCCCCTGGAGCAGAGGAagtttgtaaatattatgaaCGAGTCAGGCAACATTGATAGCGGTGtcagcggtgttagcggtgatAGCGGCGCGAATAGCAGCTATGCTAATAACAACCCGTATGGCCCCAACGCAGGTGCCAATTTTAACTCGTACGACGGTGAAAACGCGGGCGCGGCCAACATGATTGGCTCCAACGCTAATGAGCTGAACGAGTCCTCCATGTACTACATGAGTGTGAAGCCGGAGATAAAGACGGAGcagtga